A single window of Kitasatospora sp. HUAS MG31 DNA harbors:
- a CDS encoding GTP cyclohydrolase II has protein sequence MTQIESTHQQPPAATVRSRVRIPLTFGDGYRVEAEVLTFHGLTDGAEHLALALGDPQGRTPLVRLHSECLTGDVFGSDRCDCGPQLRESVERIADAGGYLLYLRQEGRGIGLYNKLDAYALQDAGLDTYQANTALGLPEDGRDYTSAAQMLTTLGATTIDLLSNNPDKAAQLADLGIRVTERVPTGVHVSESNIRYLRAKVEHTGHSIPLPRLVG, from the coding sequence ATGACGCAGATCGAGAGCACGCACCAGCAGCCGCCCGCGGCGACCGTCCGTTCCCGGGTCCGGATTCCGCTCACCTTCGGGGACGGCTACCGGGTCGAGGCGGAGGTCCTCACCTTCCACGGCCTCACCGACGGCGCCGAGCACCTCGCCCTCGCCCTCGGCGACCCGCAGGGCCGCACCCCGCTGGTCCGGCTGCACTCGGAGTGCCTCACCGGCGACGTCTTCGGCTCCGACCGCTGCGACTGCGGCCCGCAGCTGCGGGAGTCCGTCGAGCGGATCGCCGACGCCGGCGGGTACCTGCTGTACCTCCGCCAGGAGGGCCGCGGGATCGGCCTCTACAACAAGCTCGACGCCTACGCCCTCCAGGACGCGGGCCTCGACACCTACCAGGCCAACACCGCGCTCGGCCTGCCCGAGGACGGCCGCGACTACACCTCGGCGGCCCAGATGCTCACCACCCTCGGCGCCACCACGATCGACCTCCTCAGCAACAACCCCGACAAGGCGGCGCAGCTCGCCGACCTGGGGATCCGGGTGACCGAGCGGGTGCCCACCGGGGTGCACGTCTCCGAGTCCAACATCCGCTACCTCCGGGCCAAGGTCGAGCACACCGGCCACTCCATCCCCCTCCCCCGCCTCGTCGGCTGA